DNA from Ancylothrix sp. D3o:
CATCAACTTCTCCCCTTCTACTCAACAACCAAAAAACCAAACTTAAATAGAAAAAACACAGTAGGGGCGGGTTAACCCTGCTCCATAGGATCAACTAAAATATTGATGAACCCGCTTCTACTGAGTGCCGCAGAGATACTACAAATACCTCCGCGTTTAAAACAATCAGCCCTCTTGAACCATCAACCAAAAGCCTGTTCAAAATCAAGCTTTATATCGTCAATATGCTCAATTCCAACAGAAACCCGAATCAGATCAGGCGTTACACCGGCTGAAATTTGTTCGGTATCTGTTAACTGTTGGTGCGTTGTAGAATTCGGGTGAATTACCAGAGTTTTTGAATCACCCACATTAGCTAAATGGCTTGCCAGTTTCACACTACTAATAAACTGCTTAGCAGCATCCCTTCCACCTTTCAAACCAAAATTCAGCACACAACCAAAGCCATTTTTGAGATATTTTTTCGCCTTATCGTGATAAGGGTGATTTTTCAAACCCGGATAATTTACCCAGGCAACTTTGGGATGTTCCGACAACCACTCAGCCAACGCCAAAGCATTATCCGTCTGACGCTGTACGCGCAAAGAAAGAGTTTCCAAACCTTGCAGCAATAAGAAAGAATTAAACGGACTAATACACGGCCCCAAATCGCGCATCGCTTCTACTCGTGCACGAATAATAAACGCGATATTTCCAAAGGGAGAATTCATCCCGAATGTCTCATTAAAATTCAATCCATGATAGCCCGGAGAAGGTTCAGTAAAAATTGGAAATTTGCCACTACCCCAATCAAATTTACCGGAATCAACAATCACCCCACCGATTGAAGTTCCATGTCCGCCAATCCACTTGGTGGCAGATTCCACAACAATATCCGCGCCATGTTCCAGAGGCCGGCATAAATAGCCACCACAGCCAAACGTATTATCCACAATTAACGGAATATTATGCTCGTGGGCAATATGCGAAAGCACTGCAAAATCAGGAATATTAAACCCCGGATTTCCCATTGTTTCCACATACAAAGCTTTTGTTTTCTCATCAATCGCTTTGCGGAAATTTTCTGGATCATCTCCATCAACAAACTTAACATTAATTCCCAATCGCGGAAATGCTACCTTAAATTGGTTATAAGTTCCGCCATATAAAAAGCTGGTAGAAACAATATTATCGCCTGCTTCACAAATCGTTCCTATTGCGATAAATTGTGCTGCCTGTCCGCTGGATGTTGCCAGCGCCGCTACCCCACCTTCTAAGGCTGCAACCCGCTGTTCAAAGACATCTGTAGTCGGGTTCATCAAGCGCGTATAAATATTCCCAAACTCTTGTAGGGCAAACAATTTTGCTCCATGTTCCGCATCATTAAAAACGTAAGAAGTGGTTTGATAAATAGGAACAGCGCGAGCATTAGTACCGGGGGCCGGTTGTTGACCGGCATGGACTTGCAGCGTTTCAAAATGATAATTACGTTCTTCAGACATTCAAGAATCCTCAATTACCCCCCAGGGGCCGGTTGTACTTTGACAAATTAATTAGGGCCGGCAAACTTTTTGCCTTTTTGGGCCACTCTACTCCGCCCTAACTGAAGTTTCGTTATTATACCCCATTCCCTCTCTTTAGAAAAGAGCTTTTTGTACAACATAAAAGTTGTAAAACTCTCTTTGACAGTTTTTTAAAAATTGTTACTATTTCCTTAACACTTTTGAGCAATTTATCCTTTTTATCCTGTAGAATTTGTGCAACCCTAAATGAATGGAAACAACGATATTGCCATGAGTAAATACGATGCTATCTTCTACTCAGAAGAAACAATTGAAGAAGAACTCTCACCAGAAGAAGGCTTAATGCACATTGCCATGATGGCAGTTAGTGCCGATGGGGAATTTCCCCAAGATGAAATCGAATCTATATATGGCGTTATTAGCAACACGCCTCCTTTTGAAGATTATACAGATGAAGAAGCCCTTGAGCGATGCCGCGAAATACTTCTTAACGTCTCCAACCTGACCAAAGAATATGGAAAAGGTGCGGTTTTT
Protein-coding regions in this window:
- a CDS encoding O-acetylhomoserine aminocarboxypropyltransferase/cysteine synthase family protein, translating into MSEERNYHFETLQVHAGQQPAPGTNARAVPIYQTTSYVFNDAEHGAKLFALQEFGNIYTRLMNPTTDVFEQRVAALEGGVAALATSSGQAAQFIAIGTICEAGDNIVSTSFLYGGTYNQFKVAFPRLGINVKFVDGDDPENFRKAIDEKTKALYVETMGNPGFNIPDFAVLSHIAHEHNIPLIVDNTFGCGGYLCRPLEHGADIVVESATKWIGGHGTSIGGVIVDSGKFDWGSGKFPIFTEPSPGYHGLNFNETFGMNSPFGNIAFIIRARVEAMRDLGPCISPFNSFLLLQGLETLSLRVQRQTDNALALAEWLSEHPKVAWVNYPGLKNHPYHDKAKKYLKNGFGCVLNFGLKGGRDAAKQFISSVKLASHLANVGDSKTLVIHPNSTTHQQLTDTEQISAGVTPDLIRVSVGIEHIDDIKLDFEQAFG
- a CDS encoding tellurite resistance TerB family protein, translated to MNGNNDIAMSKYDAIFYSEETIEEELSPEEGLMHIAMMAVSADGEFPQDEIESIYGVISNTPPFEDYTDEEALERCREILLNVSNLTKEYGKGAVFNAAIDAFGEDETLLQAAYAVAVELCVVDEDMPEKEEEFLAALQEALEISDEVAEEIFAELTDV